The genomic stretch GCCGCGTACGGCAGCAGCGCCCGCTTCCTCTCGCAGACCAGCCTGAGCCGCGACAACATCTTCAGCGACGGGTATGCCGCCCAGCTGCCCACGGTGACCGGGAACGCCACCAAGGGCTACTCGGCCACCCTGACCGTCGGCCTCGCCCGCTGACCACCGAAGGGCCCGTACCCTGAAGGGCATGTGGGCCCAGCACACCCTGACCCTTCCCGCGCGGCGGCGCGGCTTCCACCTCATCACCCGCGAGATCGTCGGGGCCGTCCCGGAACTGGGGCGGACCCGTGCCGGACTGCTGCACGTCTTCATTCAGCACACCAGCGCCAGCCTCACCCTGAACGAGAACGCCAGCCCCGACGTCCGCGCCGACTTCGAGACGTACTTCACCCACGCCGTGCCCGACGGCTGGGCGCCCTTCACGCACACGCTGGAAGGAGAGGACGACATGGCCGCGCACATCAAGGCCAGCCTCCTGGGCCCCAGCCTGACCCTGCCCGTCCAGCAGGGCCGCCTCGCGCTGGGCACGTGGCAGGGCGTGTACCTCTGCGAACACCGTGACCACGGCGGCCCAAGACGCCTGATCCTCACGCTGAACGGCGAGCCGATCTGACGGGCGGTCCACCCACAGTAAACAAGTCCTGCCGGATGGGCTGACATTTCCCGTACACTGAGGCACGGTGCTGCGCGCCGTGTTTTTTTTGCCGGGCTTCAGGCCGGGCGGAAGGGGCAAGTCTGTGCGCGTGGCCGGAGGGCTGAGATGCCTGGAATCGCAATTGTGGGCGCCCAGTGGGGCGATGAGGGCAAGGGGAAGATCACCGATTTTCTCGCGCCGGAAGCCGAGTTCGTGGTGCGCTACCAGGGCGGTGCGAACGCCGGGCACACGGTGACCGCCAAGGGGCA from Deinococcus soli (ex Cha et al. 2016) encodes the following:
- a CDS encoding secondary thiamine-phosphate synthase enzyme YjbQ, which encodes MWAQHTLTLPARRRGFHLITREIVGAVPELGRTRAGLLHVFIQHTSASLTLNENASPDVRADFETYFTHAVPDGWAPFTHTLEGEDDMAAHIKASLLGPSLTLPVQQGRLALGTWQGVYLCEHRDHGGPRRLILTLNGEPI